In the genome of Deinococcus deserti VCD115, one region contains:
- a CDS encoding DUF3248 domain-containing protein, with the protein MTDPLPPEPPANEQALPPDLSRQLEALGGQLVWRIGKDEVSEDVIVRLGFASATPRFAHLPRLRSAGDQELQAALEGGRVVIEWVD; encoded by the coding sequence ATGACCGATCCGCTGCCTCCGGAGCCCCCGGCCAATGAGCAGGCGCTGCCCCCGGACCTCTCGCGCCAGCTTGAAGCGCTGGGAGGGCAGCTGGTGTGGCGGATCGGCAAGGACGAAGTCAGCGAAGACGTGATTGTGCGCCTGGGCTTCGCTTCGGCCACGCCACGCTTTGCTCATCTGCCCCGGCTGCGCAGCGCCGGCGACCAGGAACTGCAGGCGGCCCTGGAGGGCGGACGTGTGGTAATCGAGTGGGTGGACTAG